A region from the Clavibacter sp. A6099 genome encodes:
- the ftsH gene encoding ATP-dependent zinc metalloprotease FtsH: MNFKKLLRSPILIVVLAIVVVSVGFSLITGSGYKTITTQHGLELIQDGKVASAKIIDGEQRVDLTLASADGDNGTMVQFNYVAQRGTEIVSAITTANPAEGFDDQVPQPSWLLSAFSILLPLLLIGFFIWIMFSGMQGGGNRVMQFGKSKAKLASKDSPKVTFADVAGSDEAIEELEEIKDFLKEPAKFQAVGARIPKGVLLYGPPGTGKTLLARAVAGEAGVPFYSISGSDFVEMFVGVGASRVRDLFEQAKQNAPAIIFVDEIDAVGRHRGAGVGGGNDEREQTLNQLLVEMDGFDVKTNVILIAATNRPDVLDPALLRPGRFDRQIGVDAPDLQGRKQILEVHGRGKPLAAGVDLEVLARKTPGFTGADLANVLNEAALLTARSNAQLIDDRALDEAVDRVMAGPQRRSRIMRDHEKLITAYHEGGHALAAAAMNNTDPVTKVTILPRGRALGYTMVLPLEDKYSVTRNELLDQLAYAMGGRVAEEIVFHDPTTGASNDIEKATSTARRMVTEYGMSAKVGSVKLGSSSGEPFLGRDLGGSRDYSEDMALTVDAEVRALLDGAHDEAWQVINDNRDVLDRLATELLEKETLDHDQLAAIFADVKKLPPRPQWLSSDKRPLSDLPPVAMPQKAPIDQGVVDGAVDSEPPAGKPKRSPFPRPATA; this comes from the coding sequence ATGAACTTCAAGAAACTCCTCCGCAGCCCGATCCTGATCGTCGTCCTCGCCATCGTCGTGGTGTCCGTGGGCTTCAGCCTCATCACCGGATCCGGCTACAAGACCATCACCACGCAGCACGGCCTCGAGCTGATCCAGGACGGCAAGGTCGCCTCCGCCAAGATCATCGACGGCGAGCAGCGGGTCGACCTCACGCTCGCGAGCGCCGACGGCGACAACGGCACCATGGTGCAGTTCAACTACGTCGCGCAGCGCGGCACGGAGATCGTGTCGGCCATCACGACGGCGAACCCCGCCGAGGGCTTCGACGACCAGGTGCCGCAGCCGAGCTGGCTGCTGTCGGCGTTCAGCATCCTGCTGCCGCTGCTGCTCATCGGCTTCTTCATCTGGATCATGTTCTCCGGCATGCAGGGCGGCGGGAACCGCGTCATGCAGTTCGGCAAGTCGAAGGCGAAGCTCGCCTCCAAGGACTCCCCGAAGGTCACGTTCGCGGACGTCGCCGGGTCGGACGAGGCCATCGAGGAGCTCGAGGAGATCAAGGACTTCCTCAAGGAGCCCGCCAAGTTCCAGGCCGTCGGCGCCCGCATCCCCAAGGGCGTGCTGCTGTACGGCCCTCCCGGCACCGGCAAGACCCTGCTCGCGCGCGCCGTCGCGGGCGAGGCGGGCGTGCCCTTCTACTCGATCTCCGGATCCGACTTCGTCGAAATGTTCGTGGGCGTCGGCGCGAGCCGCGTGCGCGACCTCTTCGAGCAGGCCAAGCAGAACGCGCCGGCCATCATCTTCGTCGACGAGATCGACGCGGTCGGCCGCCACCGCGGCGCCGGCGTCGGCGGCGGCAACGACGAGCGCGAGCAGACGCTCAACCAGCTCCTGGTGGAGATGGACGGCTTCGACGTCAAGACCAACGTCATCCTCATCGCGGCCACCAACCGGCCCGACGTCCTCGACCCCGCGCTCCTGCGCCCGGGCCGCTTCGACCGCCAGATCGGCGTCGACGCCCCCGACCTGCAGGGCCGCAAGCAGATCCTCGAGGTGCACGGGCGCGGCAAGCCGCTCGCCGCGGGCGTCGACCTCGAGGTCCTCGCGCGGAAGACCCCGGGGTTCACGGGCGCCGACCTGGCGAACGTCCTCAACGAGGCCGCGCTCCTCACGGCGCGCTCGAACGCGCAGCTCATCGACGACCGCGCGCTCGACGAGGCAGTCGACCGCGTCATGGCCGGGCCCCAGCGCCGCAGCCGCATCATGCGCGACCACGAGAAGCTCATCACCGCGTACCACGAGGGCGGCCACGCGCTCGCGGCGGCGGCCATGAACAACACGGATCCCGTCACCAAGGTCACGATCCTGCCGCGCGGCCGTGCCCTCGGCTACACGATGGTGCTGCCGCTCGAGGACAAGTACTCCGTCACCCGCAACGAGCTCCTCGACCAGCTCGCGTACGCCATGGGCGGCCGCGTCGCGGAGGAGATCGTGTTCCACGACCCCACCACGGGCGCGTCGAACGACATCGAGAAGGCCACGTCGACCGCGCGTCGCATGGTCACCGAGTACGGCATGAGCGCCAAGGTCGGATCCGTGAAGCTCGGCTCCAGCTCCGGCGAGCCGTTCCTCGGGCGCGACCTCGGCGGCAGCCGGGACTACTCCGAGGACATGGCCCTCACGGTCGACGCCGAGGTGCGCGCGCTCCTCGACGGCGCGCACGACGAGGCGTGGCAGGTCATCAACGACAACCGCGACGTGCTCGACCGCCTGGCCACCGAGCTCCTCGAGAAGGAGACGCTCGACCACGACCAGCTCGCGGCGATCTTCGCGGACGTGAAGAAGCTGCCGCCGCGCCCGCAGTGGCTCTCGAGCGACAAGCGCCCGCTGTCCGACCTGCCCCCCGTGGCCATGCCGCAGAAGGCGCCCATCGACCAGGGCGTCGTCGACGGCGCGGTCGACTCGGAGCCGCCGGCCGGCAAGCCGAAGCGCTCGCCCTTCCCGCGCCCCGCGACGGCCTGA
- the folE gene encoding GTP cyclohydrolase I, which yields MGVDRARIEAAVAELILAIGEDPGREGLATTPARVAEAYGEFFSGVGADPLRHLRETFPLPETDAAPQPVIVTGIAFRSICEHHLLPFTGVAHLAYVPGERIVGLGRLPRVVDDLASRPQMQERLGEQIAEALEHGLGARGVAVILDATHGCVTARGTRQAGSTTITIAARGSLAEPAARAEVLALLPTAAGRT from the coding sequence GTGGGCGTCGACCGGGCGCGCATCGAGGCGGCCGTGGCCGAGCTGATCCTGGCCATCGGCGAGGATCCGGGCCGGGAGGGCCTCGCGACCACCCCGGCGCGGGTGGCCGAGGCGTACGGCGAGTTCTTCTCGGGGGTCGGCGCGGATCCGCTCCGGCACCTGCGCGAGACGTTCCCGCTGCCGGAGACGGATGCGGCGCCGCAGCCCGTCATCGTGACGGGCATCGCGTTCCGCTCCATCTGCGAGCACCACCTGCTGCCGTTCACGGGCGTCGCGCACCTGGCGTACGTGCCGGGGGAGCGGATCGTCGGGCTCGGCCGCCTGCCGCGCGTCGTCGACGACCTCGCGTCGCGCCCGCAGATGCAGGAGCGGCTGGGCGAGCAGATCGCTGAGGCGCTCGAGCACGGTCTCGGGGCGCGCGGCGTGGCCGTGATCCTCGACGCGACGCACGGCTGCGTCACCGCGCGTGGCACCCGGCAGGCCGGAAGCACGACGATCACCATCGCAGCGCGCGGATCCCTCGCCGAGCCCGCGGCGCGCGCCGAGGTGCTCGCGCTGCTCCCCACCGCGGCAGGGCGGACGTGA
- the folP gene encoding dihydropteroate synthase — protein sequence MTVAAPRTLVMGILNATPDSFSDGGRHLALDDALAHARRMVAAGADLVDIGGESTRPGAQRVDAEEELARVLPVVQELAAEGIAVSVDTMRAATAEACIGAGARVVNDVSGGLADPRMAAVVAGADVDYVAMHWRGHSDTMAARATYADTVSEVRDELLARIDALVAAGLDPARIAIDPGLGFAKDAAHDWQLLGCLDAFTGLGHRVLVGASRKRFLGRLLPEGAGVEDRDVPTAVVSALSARAGAWAVRVHDVASTRAALAVEAAWARGRAEALDAGSAGWSAAAGLSE from the coding sequence GTGACCGTGGCCGCGCCGCGCACGCTCGTGATGGGGATCCTCAACGCGACCCCCGACTCCTTCAGCGACGGCGGCCGCCACCTCGCCCTGGACGACGCGCTCGCGCACGCGCGGCGGATGGTCGCCGCGGGCGCCGACCTCGTGGACATCGGCGGGGAGTCCACCCGGCCGGGCGCCCAGCGCGTCGACGCGGAGGAGGAGCTGGCGCGCGTGCTGCCCGTGGTCCAGGAGCTCGCCGCGGAGGGGATCGCCGTGAGCGTCGACACCATGCGCGCCGCGACCGCGGAGGCCTGCATCGGCGCGGGGGCGCGCGTCGTCAACGACGTCTCGGGGGGCCTCGCGGATCCGCGCATGGCCGCGGTCGTCGCCGGCGCCGACGTGGACTACGTGGCGATGCACTGGCGCGGGCACAGCGACACGATGGCCGCGCGCGCGACCTACGCCGACACGGTCTCCGAGGTGCGCGACGAGCTGCTCGCGCGGATCGATGCGCTCGTGGCCGCGGGGCTGGATCCCGCCCGCATCGCCATCGACCCCGGCCTCGGGTTCGCCAAGGACGCGGCGCACGACTGGCAGCTCCTCGGATGCCTCGACGCGTTCACGGGCCTCGGCCACCGCGTGCTCGTGGGCGCCTCCCGCAAGCGCTTCCTCGGCCGGCTGCTGCCGGAGGGCGCGGGCGTCGAGGACCGCGACGTGCCGACCGCGGTCGTCAGCGCCCTGTCCGCGCGGGCCGGGGCATGGGCCGTGCGCGTGCACGACGTCGCCTCCACCCGCGCCGCGCTCGCGGTCGAGGCCGCGTGGGCGCGCGGCCGTGCCGAGGCGCTCGACGCCGGATCCGCCGGGTGGTCCGCCGCCGCCGGTCTGTCAGAGTAG
- a CDS encoding DUF3592 domain-containing protein: MSAVSQDRVVVAPQAVLVRTAVAALVASVILGIGLTVPADLAADSGAAIVVAKVVAIVLGLIGSLGSAYASVVLLSPVLTTVGALLWPTAVVLLGTPLGIVCALAFAPVAPEGDASNPVLALVAAVLAVLGIAAAIACAVVQRRVARLAANARRVTETGRRTSAIVTAVQRLDGSGDAVRARLTVAFTDGDGRDHHVTRTVTTADRLLPAVGGKLPLWYDPADPGDLPSIVVGRSW, from the coding sequence ATGAGCGCCGTGAGCCAGGACCGTGTCGTCGTCGCCCCGCAGGCGGTGCTCGTCCGCACCGCGGTCGCCGCGCTCGTCGCGTCCGTGATCCTGGGCATCGGTCTGACCGTCCCGGCCGACCTCGCCGCCGACTCGGGCGCCGCGATCGTCGTGGCGAAGGTCGTGGCCATCGTGCTGGGGCTGATCGGCTCGCTCGGCAGCGCCTACGCATCCGTCGTGCTGCTGTCTCCCGTGCTCACCACCGTCGGCGCCCTGCTCTGGCCGACCGCCGTGGTGCTGCTCGGCACGCCGCTCGGCATCGTGTGCGCCCTCGCCTTCGCGCCGGTCGCCCCCGAGGGCGACGCGTCGAACCCCGTCCTGGCGCTGGTCGCCGCCGTGCTCGCGGTCCTCGGGATCGCCGCCGCGATCGCCTGCGCCGTCGTCCAGCGCCGTGTCGCGCGCCTCGCCGCCAACGCCCGCCGCGTGACCGAGACCGGCCGCCGCACCTCCGCGATCGTCACCGCCGTGCAGCGCCTCGACGGATCCGGCGACGCCGTCCGCGCGCGCCTCACGGTCGCCTTCACCGACGGCGACGGCCGCGACCACCACGTCACGCGCACGGTCACCACGGCCGACCGCCTGCTCCCGGCCGTCGGCGGCAAGCTGCCGCTCTGGTACGACCCGGCCGACCCGGGCGACCTCCCCTCCATCGTCGTGGGCCGCTCATGGTGA
- the folK gene encoding 2-amino-4-hydroxy-6-hydroxymethyldihydropteridine diphosphokinase, protein MVSGLPTDRILLTGLRVHAHHGVFAEERRDGQPFVIDLEVALDLAPAGGSDELGRTLHYGELAEEVAAAVERDPVDLIETLAERVADVVLAHPVARWVRVTVHKPDAPIAVPFDDVAVVIDRASALAAPGETVRAVVAVGSNLGDRRATIERALALIDEVPGLRVARSSDLVESVAVTPEGEDPTKPGYLNGVALVDSGLGPHALLDALADIERDLGRVRAERWGDRTIDLDVVAYGDARVHDERLTIPHPRAAERAFVLAPWLQADPDAELPGHGRVDALLAALEPAPAPAPAEARA, encoded by the coding sequence ATGGTGAGCGGCCTCCCGACCGACCGCATCCTCCTCACCGGGTTGCGCGTGCACGCCCACCACGGCGTGTTCGCCGAGGAGCGCCGCGACGGCCAGCCGTTCGTGATCGACCTCGAGGTCGCGCTCGACCTGGCGCCGGCCGGCGGCAGCGACGAGCTCGGCCGCACGCTGCACTACGGCGAGCTGGCCGAGGAGGTCGCCGCGGCCGTCGAGCGCGATCCCGTCGACCTCATCGAGACGCTCGCGGAGCGCGTCGCGGACGTCGTGCTCGCGCATCCGGTCGCCCGGTGGGTGCGCGTCACCGTGCACAAGCCGGACGCGCCCATCGCCGTGCCGTTCGACGACGTGGCGGTCGTGATCGACCGCGCGTCCGCGCTGGCGGCGCCGGGGGAGACCGTGCGCGCGGTGGTGGCCGTGGGATCCAACCTCGGCGACCGGCGCGCGACCATCGAGCGCGCGCTGGCCCTGATCGACGAGGTGCCCGGCCTCCGCGTCGCGCGCTCCTCGGATCTCGTGGAGTCCGTGGCCGTGACGCCCGAGGGGGAGGACCCGACGAAGCCCGGCTACCTCAACGGCGTCGCGCTGGTCGACTCCGGACTCGGCCCGCACGCGCTGCTGGACGCGCTGGCCGACATCGAGCGCGACCTCGGCCGCGTGCGCGCCGAGCGCTGGGGCGACCGCACGATCGACCTCGACGTCGTCGCGTACGGCGACGCGCGGGTCCACGACGAGCGCCTCACGATCCCGCACCCGCGCGCCGCCGAGCGCGCCTTCGTGCTCGCGCCCTGGCTGCAGGCGGATCCCGACGCGGAGCTGCCCGGCCACGGTCGCGTCGACGCGCTGCTCGCGGCGCTCGAGCCGGCACCCGCTCCCGCTCCCGCGGAGGCCCGCGCATGA
- a CDS encoding DUF3180 domain-containing protein, whose amino-acid sequence MTRTRSTTLIALLIAGAAVGWFAENALVMSGRALLIPPLTLGATLLIVGIVLLALARPIRRSTLGRTPGRVDPFRATRVVLLAKASALAGALLTGITGGVLAFVLARPVLPGASSVGLAVAGTVGAVVLLVAGLVAEHWCTVPPDDRDDSRPGDPARELS is encoded by the coding sequence ATGACCCGCACGCGCTCCACCACCCTCATCGCCCTCCTCATCGCGGGCGCGGCCGTCGGCTGGTTCGCCGAGAACGCGCTCGTCATGAGCGGTCGCGCGCTCCTCATCCCGCCGCTCACGCTCGGCGCGACGCTCCTCATCGTCGGGATCGTGCTGCTCGCGCTGGCCCGCCCCATACGCCGCTCGACGCTCGGCCGCACGCCCGGCCGGGTCGACCCGTTCCGCGCCACGCGCGTCGTGCTGCTCGCGAAGGCGTCGGCGCTCGCGGGCGCGCTGCTCACCGGGATCACGGGGGGAGTGCTGGCCTTCGTGCTGGCCCGCCCTGTCCTGCCCGGCGCGTCCTCCGTCGGCCTCGCGGTGGCCGGTACGGTGGGAGCCGTCGTCCTCCTCGTCGCCGGGCTGGTCGCCGAGCACTGGTGCACGGTCCCGCCCGACGACCGGGACGACTCGCGCCCCGGGGATCCGGCGCGCGAGCTCTCGTAG
- a CDS encoding PH domain-containing protein, translating into MTPNVDPHGVSWRRVSPRLVGVELVGGVITALVLGGIAAFLFAVDAPGWLPIVLGAAALVELVVTLVIVPRRVRAMGYQLREDDLVFRRGIMWTRVVAVPYGRMQLVDITRGPVGRVLGLADLKLVTAAAAASIQIPGLTNADAEELRDRLVALAETRRAGL; encoded by the coding sequence GTGACCCCGAACGTCGACCCGCACGGCGTCTCGTGGCGCCGCGTCTCCCCGCGCCTCGTCGGCGTCGAGCTGGTGGGCGGCGTGATCACCGCCCTCGTGCTCGGCGGGATCGCGGCGTTCCTCTTCGCGGTCGACGCTCCCGGCTGGCTGCCGATCGTGCTGGGCGCCGCCGCGCTCGTGGAGCTCGTCGTGACGCTCGTGATCGTCCCCCGCCGGGTGCGGGCGATGGGATACCAGCTGCGCGAGGACGACCTCGTCTTCCGCCGCGGCATCATGTGGACGCGCGTCGTCGCCGTGCCGTACGGCCGGATGCAGCTCGTCGACATCACGCGCGGCCCGGTCGGCCGGGTCCTCGGCCTCGCCGACCTCAAGCTCGTGACCGCGGCGGCCGCGGCGAGCATCCAGATCCCCGGCCTCACGAACGCCGACGCCGAGGAGCTCCGCGACCGCCTGGTCGCCCTCGCCGAGACGCGCCGGGCCGGGCTGTGA
- a CDS encoding PH domain-containing protein translates to MSDPTPEDPAAGPPDSAPDGATRAAPAASVPAAAARIAEELTDGDWHRLHPATPVLRGGVLFIVAIGFLVSSLREQLVEQFVPGQRRDGEQDLIPMLVESGSLIWVILALLAFTLLAVGISYLSWRMHTFRVTEETVEVRSGILSRTNRRARLDRIQGVNIVRPLIARLIGAAKLEIQVAGNDANLPLQYLRSRDADAFRLRVLRLASGARAEAAGAAPASAPAGAPRGFVGSRVDDFLAPELDPDAAPPQSVVRIPIPRLVGAVLLSAPTVVLVLFVAVGIPLIVRFEAWYLLVPLLPTLLGSAGFFVRRITRSLRYSVAGTPDGVRVGFGLLSTSNDTIPPGRIHAVEVVQPLLWRASGWWEIRITRASHSSSPGAAGQQNTSILPVGDRRDVDRVLGLVLPDLVGDQALALVAVGMTGRGGVDDGFTTSPRRAWILKPFSWRRTGFAVDASAFLVRRGVIWRRLVIVPHARTQGVDLTQGPIDRRLDLVSVRAATVAGPVDTRLGAIDRATGMELSTRLVEAAVASARSDTSAHWGAEAASWPAPGSASAWPPPAADAPRHRSAPEDPA, encoded by the coding sequence GTGAGCGACCCGACGCCCGAGGATCCGGCGGCCGGCCCGCCCGACTCGGCACCCGACGGCGCGACGCGCGCCGCGCCCGCAGCGTCCGTCCCCGCCGCCGCGGCCCGGATCGCGGAGGAGCTCACCGACGGCGACTGGCACCGCCTCCACCCGGCCACCCCCGTGCTCCGCGGCGGGGTCCTCTTCATCGTCGCGATCGGCTTCCTCGTCTCGTCCCTGCGGGAGCAGCTCGTGGAGCAGTTCGTGCCCGGGCAGCGGCGGGACGGCGAGCAGGACCTCATCCCGATGCTCGTGGAGAGCGGCAGCCTCATCTGGGTGATCCTCGCCCTCCTCGCGTTCACGCTGCTCGCGGTCGGCATCTCCTACCTCTCGTGGCGGATGCACACGTTCCGCGTCACGGAGGAGACCGTCGAGGTGCGCAGCGGGATCCTCTCCCGCACGAACCGGCGGGCGCGGCTCGACCGGATCCAGGGCGTCAACATCGTGCGCCCGCTCATCGCGCGGCTCATCGGCGCGGCCAAGCTCGAGATCCAGGTCGCCGGCAACGACGCCAACCTGCCGCTGCAGTACCTCCGCTCGCGCGACGCCGACGCGTTCCGCCTGCGCGTGCTGCGGCTCGCCTCCGGCGCACGGGCGGAGGCGGCGGGTGCCGCCCCGGCGTCCGCTCCGGCAGGCGCCCCGCGCGGCTTCGTCGGCTCGCGGGTCGACGACTTCCTCGCGCCGGAGCTCGACCCGGACGCGGCCCCGCCGCAGTCGGTCGTCCGCATCCCCATCCCGCGCCTCGTCGGCGCCGTGCTGCTCTCGGCGCCCACGGTCGTGCTGGTGCTGTTCGTGGCGGTCGGGATCCCGCTCATCGTCCGGTTCGAGGCCTGGTACCTGCTCGTGCCGCTGCTGCCGACGCTCCTCGGATCCGCCGGCTTCTTCGTGCGCCGGATCACGCGCTCGCTCCGCTACAGCGTCGCCGGCACGCCCGACGGCGTCCGCGTCGGGTTCGGCCTGCTGTCCACGAGCAACGACACCATCCCGCCCGGCCGCATCCACGCGGTCGAGGTCGTGCAGCCGCTCCTCTGGCGCGCGTCCGGCTGGTGGGAGATCCGCATCACGCGCGCCTCGCACTCCTCGTCGCCGGGCGCCGCCGGCCAGCAGAACACCTCGATCCTCCCGGTGGGCGACCGCCGCGACGTCGACCGCGTGCTCGGCCTCGTCCTGCCCGACCTCGTGGGCGACCAGGCGCTCGCCCTCGTTGCCGTGGGCATGACCGGCCGCGGCGGGGTCGACGACGGCTTCACCACCTCGCCGCGCCGGGCCTGGATCCTCAAGCCCTTCTCCTGGCGCCGCACCGGCTTCGCGGTCGACGCGTCGGCGTTCCTCGTCCGCCGCGGCGTGATCTGGCGCCGCCTCGTGATCGTGCCGCACGCCCGGACGCAGGGCGTCGACCTCACGCAGGGCCCCATCGACCGCCGGCTCGACCTCGTCTCGGTGCGCGCCGCCACCGTCGCCGGACCCGTGGACACGCGGCTCGGCGCCATCGACCGCGCCACGGGCATGGAGCTGTCGACCCGGCTGGTCGAGGCCGCCGTGGCATCGGCCCGGTCCGACACGTCCGCGCACTGGGGCGCCGAGGCCGCGAGCTGGCCCGCGCCGGGGTCCGCGTCCGCTTGGCCGCCGCCCGCCGCCGACGCCCCCCGCCACCGCTCCGCCCCCGAGGACCCCGCGTGA
- a CDS encoding Rossmann-like and DUF2520 domain-containing protein — protein MTVPSQRSGRLGVGIVGAGRVGPVIGAALAGAGHAITGISAVSAASRERAEAMLPGVPVLEIPDLIERSELVILAVPDAELPGLVAGLAATGAWQAGQLVVHTSAAHGIQVLAPAFASGIIPLAIHPAMSFTGTSMDLSRMVDSWFAVTAPAPVLPIAQVLVVEMGGEPVVVEERDRAAYAEAIATATTFSTAIVDQAAGLLAGIGVEEPGRVLGPLIRSAVDDALRRSSPAGGARLTSGDVPLPTDEGPDAH, from the coding sequence GTGACCGTCCCGTCCCAGCGCTCCGGCCGCCTCGGCGTCGGGATCGTCGGCGCGGGTCGCGTCGGCCCGGTCATCGGTGCAGCCCTCGCCGGCGCCGGACACGCGATCACCGGCATCTCCGCCGTCTCCGCGGCCAGCCGCGAGCGGGCGGAGGCGATGCTGCCGGGCGTGCCGGTCCTCGAGATCCCCGACCTGATCGAGCGGAGCGAGCTCGTGATCCTCGCCGTCCCCGACGCCGAGCTCCCCGGCCTCGTCGCGGGACTCGCCGCCACGGGCGCGTGGCAGGCGGGCCAGCTCGTCGTGCACACCTCGGCGGCGCACGGGATCCAGGTGCTCGCGCCCGCGTTCGCGTCCGGCATCATCCCGCTCGCCATCCACCCGGCGATGTCGTTCACCGGCACGAGCATGGACCTCAGCCGCATGGTCGACAGCTGGTTCGCCGTCACCGCGCCCGCGCCCGTCCTCCCCATCGCGCAGGTGCTCGTGGTGGAGATGGGCGGCGAGCCCGTCGTCGTGGAGGAGCGGGACCGCGCGGCGTACGCGGAGGCCATCGCAACCGCGACGACGTTCTCCACCGCGATCGTCGACCAGGCCGCCGGCCTCCTCGCGGGCATCGGGGTGGAGGAGCCCGGCCGCGTGCTCGGCCCGCTCATCCGCTCGGCCGTCGATGACGCGCTCCGCCGCTCCTCCCCGGCGGGCGGCGCGCGCCTCACGTCCGGCGACGTGCCGCTGCCGACGGACGAGGGCCCCGACGCGCACTAA
- the panC gene encoding pantoate--beta-alanine ligase has product MTIPAPTVVTGIAELRARVRDHRAARTAAGEAPVVVLVPTMGALHEGHLAHARRARELGSLVVVSIFVNPLQFGAGEDLDAYPRTLDADVAALAETGVDLVFAPSAAEMYPDGPARVRVTGGSVALTLEGRSRPGHFDGMLTVVAKLLHIVAPDVATFGRKDAQQLHLVRRMVRDLDLPVRIEDLPTVREPDGLALSSRNRYLDDRERRAARVIPAALEAAQSAGDRGIDAVIAAAQSVVMGEPAVALDHFQVVDPTTFESVDDGFTGVALAVIAARVGSTRLIDNETVVIA; this is encoded by the coding sequence ATGACGATCCCCGCGCCCACAGTCGTCACCGGCATCGCCGAGCTGCGCGCCCGCGTCCGGGACCACCGGGCCGCGCGCACCGCGGCGGGGGAGGCGCCCGTCGTCGTGCTCGTCCCCACCATGGGCGCGCTGCACGAGGGCCACCTGGCGCACGCCCGGCGCGCTCGCGAGCTCGGCTCCCTCGTGGTCGTCTCGATCTTCGTCAACCCGCTGCAGTTCGGCGCGGGCGAGGACCTCGACGCCTACCCGCGCACGCTCGACGCCGACGTGGCCGCGCTCGCGGAGACCGGCGTCGACCTGGTCTTCGCGCCGTCCGCGGCCGAGATGTACCCGGACGGGCCCGCGCGCGTCCGCGTCACCGGCGGATCCGTCGCCCTCACGCTCGAGGGCCGCTCCCGCCCCGGCCACTTCGACGGCATGCTCACCGTCGTGGCGAAGCTCCTCCACATCGTGGCGCCTGACGTCGCCACCTTCGGCCGCAAGGACGCGCAGCAGCTGCACCTCGTCCGCCGCATGGTGCGCGACCTCGACCTGCCCGTCCGCATCGAGGACCTGCCCACGGTGCGCGAGCCCGACGGCCTCGCGCTCTCCAGCCGCAACCGCTACCTCGACGACCGCGAGCGCCGGGCCGCCCGCGTCATCCCGGCCGCGCTCGAGGCCGCGCAGAGCGCCGGGGACCGCGGCATCGACGCCGTCATCGCCGCCGCCCAGTCCGTGGTGATGGGGGAGCCCGCCGTGGCGCTCGACCACTTCCAGGTCGTGGATCCGACCACCTTCGAGTCCGTGGACGACGGCTTCACGGGCGTCGCGCTCGCCGTGATCGCGGCACGCGTCGGCAGCACGCGCCTCATCGACAACGAGACCGTCGTCATCGCCTGA